The genomic interval CGACTCAGCCGCCACGCCGCTGACCGAGGGCACCTGCTCAGCGATCGCCGTCGCGTCATCCAGCACCAGCGTGCGCGGCACCTCTAGAGAACCTAGCTCGCGAGTTTCGCGGCTGCCCGGCACCACAAACAGCACGTTTGGTCCCAGGGTTTCGAGCTGGCCATTGACATACCGCTGCGCCCCTTCGCCCAGTCCCACCATCGTAATCACCGAGGCATTGCCGATGATGATACCGAGCATGGTGAGGGCGCTACGGAGACGGTTGGCCGCCAGGGTTTTGGTCGCCATCGACAGGCTTTCTTTCAGATTCATAGAGAAAATATGCTTGGAAATTTGTTAGGGCAGCTAAGAATTGAGACCGGGCTTCTCCAGCTTCTTCTAGCTGAACACAGCGTTCTAGCAGCGCAATATCTAGATCAAGAAGCCAATGGCTGCGATCGGCCAGGTGATATGCAGGTGCATAGCAGTTTGCTACTGCTCTTGGCGCACGGTGATATTTTCGAGGGATTTGCCGGGGGGTAGATCGACAAAGACGCGATCGCCCTCCTCAATACCATCCAAAATTTGAATCTGGTCGCCCACCTGAGGGCCGAGGGTCACGGGCTGAAACACAATATCGCGGTCATCGCCGGGCACGAGCACGCCGCTTTCCCCCGCCTGGGTCACTACCGCTACCGTGGGCACCACCAGGGCATCGGCCAGCTGATCGCCCACAAAATTCACGTTGACGTTCATGTTCGATCGCAGAATATCTTTGCCGTCAGTTAGCTCAATCCGCACCTGAAACAGGGTGACGCTTTGCCGCTCGATCGCCTCGGGGGCCACCAGCTTAACTCGACCGGCAAAGGTCTGATCCGGGAAAGCATCGGCCACCACTTCTACGGTCTGCCCCGGCTCAACCAGGCCAATGTCGGCCTCGGGCACCTCGGCCAGCACCTCTAAATCTTCGGCCAGCGCCACAATCGCCGTAGAGGTGGCCGACGACAGCTCAGAAGCCGAGGTAGTGGGGGTAACAAAGGCGCCCTCGGTAGCAAATTTTTGGGTAACAATGCCGCCAAAGGGGGCGCGAATCAGGGTTTCATCCTGGCGAATCTGGGCGCCGTCGAGCTGGGCACGGGCCTGGGCCAGGCGGGCTTCGGCCTGGGTAATCGCCTCTTGGCGCGGACCACTGCGCAGGTCATCCACTCGCCGCTGCGACTCGGTGACGCGGGCCTGGGCCTGCTCTAGGGCTGCCTGGGCGCTGCGCTGCTCGCGGGCGGCAGTGTCGAGATCCGTCGCCGCCACAGCTCCCCGATCAAACAGCTCCTGGCGGCGAGCCAGATCGCTGGTGGCGAGATCTAGGCGGGCCTGGGCGTCGCGCACTTGAGCGCGGTTGGCCTCAACGGTCGCCTCCGCCTGGGTAATCTCGTCGGGGCGGCTGCCCTGGCGCAGCTCGGCCAGGGCGGCCTCGGCCTCAGCCACAGCGGCCTGATTTTGACTCACCTGGGCAGCGGTGTCGCGGCTTTTCATGCGGGCGATGACCTGGCCGGGTTCGACGCGATCGCCCTGCTCTACGAAGAGTTCTTCCAAAACACCGGCATTCTCAGGGCTGAGGTTCACCGTCTGCACTGGCCTGACGGTGCCGCTGGCCGCCACCCGCACCGTCAGGGGCTCGATCGCCGCTGGGGTCGTAAAGGCCTGGACATCGTAAGCGCTCTGGCGACTGCGCCAAACCCCAAACCCTACCGAGCCCGCCACTACGGCCGCCGCCGCCAGCCCAGCCAACAGCCACACCAGCGGACGACGCACCTTACCAATTAAGGGAACCTGCATAAAAACTTTTTAGATTTTGGCCAGAACTAAACTGCTCAGTTTAATTGTAGCGATCGCAGCTCGCCCCTTACTCTGGGGTAGGGCATTGGCTATCTAGCCCGCCCCCTGCATTGATAAGAGCATCGACAAGGGCATAGATGAGGTCGCTATGGCAGAAACTCCGATTCAAGTGGCGGTGGTGGGCACCGGCTTTGGCCAGAAGGTTCACATTCCGGGGTTGCAGGCCCACCATCGCACCGAGGTGGTTGCAGTGTATCACCGCGATTTAGCGAAAGCGCAGGCGATCGCAGCCGAGCACGGCATCCCCCACGCCTGCGACAGCGTTGAGGCGATCGTGGCTCTACCCCAGGTGCAGGCGGTGACCGTCGCCACCCCGCCCTTTCTGCACTACTCCCAGGCCAAAACTGTGCTTGAGGCGGGCAAGCACCTGCTGCTTGAAAAGCCCACGGCGCTCTCAGGGCCCGAGGCCGAGGCGATCGCCGAGCTGGCGCGCGATCGCAATCTAGTCGCCACCATGGACTTTGAATTTCGCTTTGTGCCCGCCTGGCAGCGGCTGGCCGAGCTGCTGGCCGAGGGCTACGTCGGTAATCTGCGCTTCATCAACATCACCTGGACCGTGCCGGGCCGCGCCGACCCCAGCCGCCCCTGGAACTGGTATTCCCGCCAAGACCAGGGGGGCGGTGCCCTAGGGGCCTTTGCCTCCCACAGCTTCGACTACATCACCTGGCTGTTTGGCCCCATTCAGCGGCTCAGCGCCCGTCTCAGCACCGCCATTCCCCAGCGGCCCGACCCCTCTGGCCAACTCCAGCCGGTCGATGCCGACGACACCTGTAGTTTGATCCTCGATTTGGCCAACGGTGCCCCCTGCCAAGTGGCGATCAGCTCCGTTACCTATGCTGGGCGGGGCCACTGGGTCGAGGTCTACGGCGACGGTGGCACCCTGGTGCTGGGCAGCGACAACCTCACCGACTACGTCCACGGCTTTCGCCTCTGGGGCAGTCAAGGGGGTGCAGCCCTCGCAGAACTGACGATTCCTGATCGCCTCCAGTTTCCCACCACCTATAGCGATGGCCGCATCGCTCCCTTTGTGCGCGTCGTCAACCATTGGGTCAGCGATATCGATCGGGGCCTGGCTACCGAGCCGTCAATTTGGGATGGGGTGCGATCGCAGCACCTGATGGATTTAGCCCATCAGTCCCACCGCCAAAATGCCTGGGTTGAGGTGCCCAAACCCCTATTTCAGGTGTAGAAATGTTCCCGATTTAGGCAGGCCTACCG from Nodosilinea sp. FACHB-141 carries:
- a CDS encoding efflux RND transporter periplasmic adaptor subunit — its product is MQVPLIGKVRRPLVWLLAGLAAAAVVAGSVGFGVWRSRQSAYDVQAFTTPAAIEPLTVRVAASGTVRPVQTVNLSPENAGVLEELFVEQGDRVEPGQVIARMKSRDTAAQVSQNQAAVAEAEAALAELRQGSRPDEITQAEATVEANRAQVRDAQARLDLATSDLARRQELFDRGAVAATDLDTAAREQRSAQAALEQAQARVTESQRRVDDLRSGPRQEAITQAEARLAQARAQLDGAQIRQDETLIRAPFGGIVTQKFATEGAFVTPTTSASELSSATSTAIVALAEDLEVLAEVPEADIGLVEPGQTVEVVADAFPDQTFAGRVKLVAPEAIERQSVTLFQVRIELTDGKDILRSNMNVNVNFVGDQLADALVVPTVAVVTQAGESGVLVPGDDRDIVFQPVTLGPQVGDQIQILDGIEEGDRVFVDLPPGKSLENITVRQEQ
- a CDS encoding Gfo/Idh/MocA family protein, coding for MAETPIQVAVVGTGFGQKVHIPGLQAHHRTEVVAVYHRDLAKAQAIAAEHGIPHACDSVEAIVALPQVQAVTVATPPFLHYSQAKTVLEAGKHLLLEKPTALSGPEAEAIAELARDRNLVATMDFEFRFVPAWQRLAELLAEGYVGNLRFINITWTVPGRADPSRPWNWYSRQDQGGGALGAFASHSFDYITWLFGPIQRLSARLSTAIPQRPDPSGQLQPVDADDTCSLILDLANGAPCQVAISSVTYAGRGHWVEVYGDGGTLVLGSDNLTDYVHGFRLWGSQGGAALAELTIPDRLQFPTTYSDGRIAPFVRVVNHWVSDIDRGLATEPSIWDGVRSQHLMDLAHQSHRQNAWVEVPKPLFQV